The following proteins are encoded in a genomic region of Corticium candelabrum chromosome 19, ooCorCand1.1, whole genome shotgun sequence:
- the LOC134194467 gene encoding coiled-coil domain-containing protein 9B-like, protein MDIEETMRQRRAQNEAIMRRHWEILAEEAESRKETQIHDNVDLSLYLMTGRERLQYNKWKSDREGIDEQRMSRQTADSGKWIREWDQGKGGCDRAVERPDLSDQVKNQVEMYPPHTVGGRHHRQLAPLPIQLQNSIFQDTRKEFVSGRGRARSQVKLTDTNCASALTGKEEIVSGRGRGRGSVAMSPLSIPPLVSPGVARSPSYVPPLVSPGLPKSPSIPPLVSPGVPKLPVGGTFAFEGQNNDVDLNWADSLARLDSLSDEFSYGSSWADLPTPTLLRREPPTF, encoded by the exons ATGGATATCGAAGAAACAATGAGGCAAAGGAGAGCACAAAATGAGGCTATAATGCGTCGTCATTGG GAAATACTGGCAGAGGAAGCAGAAAGCAGAAAA gagaCACAGATACACGATAATGTAGACTTGTCGCTGTATTTGATGACTGGTCGTGAACGGCTGCAGTATAACAAATGGAAATCAGATCGAGAGGGCATTGACGAACAACGCATgtccagacagacagcagactcAG GTAAGTGGATTCGAGAATGGGATCAAGGTAAAGGTGGTTGTGACCGAGCTGTAGAGAGGCCAGACTTATCCGATCAGGTAAAGAATCAAGTGGAAATGTATCCACCTCACACAGTGGGTGGCAGACATCATCGTCAATTGGCTCCACTACCAATCCAACTTCAGAATTCTATTTTTCAAGATACCCGGAAGGAATTTGTCAGCGGTCGAGGTCGTGCTCGGAGTCAAGTTAAACTAACTGACACAAATTGTGCCTCAGCTCTGACTGGTAAAGAAGAAATTGTGTCTGGTAGAGGTCGTGGTCGTGGGTCAGTGGCAATGTCACCTTTATCTATACCTCCTCTAGTCAGTCCAGGAGTGGCCAGATCACCTTCATACGTACCTCCTCTAGTCAGTCCAGGATTGCCAAAATCGCCATCCATACCTCCTCTAGTCAGTCCAGGAGTGCCGAAATTACCAGTGGGAGGAACATTTGCATTTGAAGGGCAAAATAATGATGTTGATCTCAACTGGGCAGACTCTCTTGCTCGTCTGGACAGCTTGTCTGATGAATTTTCGTATGGTAGTTCATGGGCTGATCTTCCAACACCAACGTTGCTTAGACGGGAACCACCAACATTTTGA
- the LOC134194466 gene encoding uncharacterized protein LOC134194466 isoform X1, whose protein sequence is MSSLKHLAQPLERDESVDPWDTYVRPHFDKLVDQLKPSLFLKNLYSRGVVGREDQQRLQYEVTSQAKVQMLLMEILPYHLPWWSTFETFCDVLAGTEGQRDILERYICPPGLRLKTRGAAVPQAEQDRIISERDISEVSSRIAGSWDKVASSLDPALDSHDIRNVREDLLMKNDEKMADLLRKWVNKYSHLATIGRLRRALEKVGERKVADDSGLGVVAHDTSTPVSEDLPPIQSGDRIITLDDIFDVAKRIAFFWEEVAVKLTPRVGDDVIRNARENRFINNQGRMKEVLETWKDQYSNDATLGRLMNAVNVVEVSLQHHTGTTQHQQLSDLSGDRKITERDINDVSVSAASNWKTVASKLNPPVGEDIIQKARQDQYLSPIGRMKFVLKNWCDQNPNEATVSRLTQAVELAEQSVWQPAQTDQAGSTSVPFVREPGVKVSVQVQERDDGVPFGASRHFVIGGTGGTHTMETNGRDVISDDDMQAVCKDYGNQWEKVAQFLQPKVDAALIEKMKRNPFQNGPAILYEVLKLWSEKHHSAASLAQVKKALRDSGLME, encoded by the exons ATGTCGTCTCTCAAGCACTTGGCGCAGCCTCTGGAAAGAGATGAGAGTGTGGACCCGTGGGATACGTACGTGAGGCCTCACTTTGACAAGCTAGTAGACCAGTTGAAACCCAGTCTCTTCCTGAAAAATCTATATTCCCGTGGGGTGGTAGGTAGGGAAGATCAGCAAAGATTGCAGTATGAGGTGACGTCACAGGCTAAAGTTCAGATGCTTCTAATGGAGATATTGCCATACCATCTGCCGTGGTGGAGTACTTTCGAGACGTTTTGCGACGTGCTGGCGGGGACTGAGGGACAGAGAGACATTCTGGAGAGATATATCTGTCCGCCAGGTCTCAGACTGAAGACACGAG GAGCTGCCGTACCTCAAGCAGAACAAGATCGTATTATCTCTGAGAGGGACATTAGTGAAGTGTCATCACGGATTGCTGGCAGTTGGGACAAAGTTGCAAGCAGCCTGGATCCGGCTTTGGATTCTCATGACATTAGAAATGTTCGAGAGGATCTGCTGATGAAAAATGATGAGAAAATGGCAGATTTGCTGCGCAAATGGGTAAACAAATATTCCCACCTTGCAACTATTGGTCGCCTACGCCGTGCATTGGAGAAGGTTGGGGAAAGAAAGGTCGCCGATGACTCAG GTTTGGGGGTTGTAGCACATGACACATCAACGCCAGTTAGTGAAGATCTACCACCTATCCAATCCGGTGATCGAATAATTACATTAGACGACATATTTGATGTTGCAAAACGCATTGCATTTTTCTGGGAGGAAGTGGCTGTCAAACTTACACCTCGTGTGGGAGATGACGTGATTAGAAATGCTCGTGAAAACAGATTTATTAACAATCAAGGTCGAATGAAGGAAGTGCTAGAAACTTGGAAAGATCAATATTCAAATGATGCTACACTGGGCCGCTTAATGAATGCAGTCAATGTCGTCGAAGTATCACTTCAACACCACACTGGAACAACCCAGCACCAGCAGCTGTCCGATTTATCTGGTGACAGGAAAATCACTGAGAGAGATATCAAtgatgtgtctgtcagtgctGCATCAAATTGGAAAACTGTAGCTTCTAAGCTGAATCCTCCTGTGGGAGAGGACATTATCCAGAAAGCACGTCAAGACCAATATCTTTCACCTATCGGCCGAATGAAATTTGTATTAAAAAATTGGTGTGATCAAAATCCAAATGAAGCTACAGTTAGTCGCCTTACACAAGCTGTTGAGTTGGCTGAACAGTCAGTTTGGCAACCAGCACAAACAGATCAAGCAGGTAGTACGTCTGTGCCATTTGTTAGGGAACCTGGTGTTAAAGTTTCTGTTCAAGTTCAAGAAAGAGATGATGGTGTACCTTTTGGTGCTAGTCGCCATTTTGTCATTGGTGGCACTGGTGGTACACACACCATGGAAACAAATGGAAGGGATGTCATAAGCGATGATGACATGCAGGCTGTTTGTAAAGACTATGGGAATCAGTGGGAAAAGGTGGCGCAGTTTCTGCAGCCTAAAGTTGATGCAGCCTTGATCGAGAAGATGAAACGTAACCCATTTCAAAATGGACCAGCTATACTGTATGAAGTTCTGAAGTTGTGGTCTGAAAAGCATCATAGTGCTGCATCACTGGCGCAAGTCAAGAAGGCTTTGAGAGACTCGGGATTGATGGAATGA
- the LOC134194466 gene encoding uncharacterized protein LOC134194466 isoform X2: MRVWTRGIRREDQQRLQYEVTSQAKVQMLLMEILPYHLPWWSTFETFCDVLAGTEGQRDILERYICPPGLRLKTRGAAVPQAEQDRIISERDISEVSSRIAGSWDKVASSLDPALDSHDIRNVREDLLMKNDEKMADLLRKWVNKYSHLATIGRLRRALEKVGERKVADDSGLGVVAHDTSTPVSEDLPPIQSGDRIITLDDIFDVAKRIAFFWEEVAVKLTPRVGDDVIRNARENRFINNQGRMKEVLETWKDQYSNDATLGRLMNAVNVVEVSLQHHTGTTQHQQLSDLSGDRKITERDINDVSVSAASNWKTVASKLNPPVGEDIIQKARQDQYLSPIGRMKFVLKNWCDQNPNEATVSRLTQAVELAEQSVWQPAQTDQAGSTSVPFVREPGVKVSVQVQERDDGVPFGASRHFVIGGTGGTHTMETNGRDVISDDDMQAVCKDYGNQWEKVAQFLQPKVDAALIEKMKRNPFQNGPAILYEVLKLWSEKHHSAASLAQVKKALRDSGLME; this comes from the exons ATGAGAGTGTGGACCCGTGGGATAC GTAGGGAAGATCAGCAAAGATTGCAGTATGAGGTGACGTCACAGGCTAAAGTTCAGATGCTTCTAATGGAGATATTGCCATACCATCTGCCGTGGTGGAGTACTTTCGAGACGTTTTGCGACGTGCTGGCGGGGACTGAGGGACAGAGAGACATTCTGGAGAGATATATCTGTCCGCCAGGTCTCAGACTGAAGACACGAG GAGCTGCCGTACCTCAAGCAGAACAAGATCGTATTATCTCTGAGAGGGACATTAGTGAAGTGTCATCACGGATTGCTGGCAGTTGGGACAAAGTTGCAAGCAGCCTGGATCCGGCTTTGGATTCTCATGACATTAGAAATGTTCGAGAGGATCTGCTGATGAAAAATGATGAGAAAATGGCAGATTTGCTGCGCAAATGGGTAAACAAATATTCCCACCTTGCAACTATTGGTCGCCTACGCCGTGCATTGGAGAAGGTTGGGGAAAGAAAGGTCGCCGATGACTCAG GTTTGGGGGTTGTAGCACATGACACATCAACGCCAGTTAGTGAAGATCTACCACCTATCCAATCCGGTGATCGAATAATTACATTAGACGACATATTTGATGTTGCAAAACGCATTGCATTTTTCTGGGAGGAAGTGGCTGTCAAACTTACACCTCGTGTGGGAGATGACGTGATTAGAAATGCTCGTGAAAACAGATTTATTAACAATCAAGGTCGAATGAAGGAAGTGCTAGAAACTTGGAAAGATCAATATTCAAATGATGCTACACTGGGCCGCTTAATGAATGCAGTCAATGTCGTCGAAGTATCACTTCAACACCACACTGGAACAACCCAGCACCAGCAGCTGTCCGATTTATCTGGTGACAGGAAAATCACTGAGAGAGATATCAAtgatgtgtctgtcagtgctGCATCAAATTGGAAAACTGTAGCTTCTAAGCTGAATCCTCCTGTGGGAGAGGACATTATCCAGAAAGCACGTCAAGACCAATATCTTTCACCTATCGGCCGAATGAAATTTGTATTAAAAAATTGGTGTGATCAAAATCCAAATGAAGCTACAGTTAGTCGCCTTACACAAGCTGTTGAGTTGGCTGAACAGTCAGTTTGGCAACCAGCACAAACAGATCAAGCAGGTAGTACGTCTGTGCCATTTGTTAGGGAACCTGGTGTTAAAGTTTCTGTTCAAGTTCAAGAAAGAGATGATGGTGTACCTTTTGGTGCTAGTCGCCATTTTGTCATTGGTGGCACTGGTGGTACACACACCATGGAAACAAATGGAAGGGATGTCATAAGCGATGATGACATGCAGGCTGTTTGTAAAGACTATGGGAATCAGTGGGAAAAGGTGGCGCAGTTTCTGCAGCCTAAAGTTGATGCAGCCTTGATCGAGAAGATGAAACGTAACCCATTTCAAAATGGACCAGCTATACTGTATGAAGTTCTGAAGTTGTGGTCTGAAAAGCATCATAGTGCTGCATCACTGGCGCAAGTCAAGAAGGCTTTGAGAGACTCGGGATTGATGGAATGA
- the LOC134194466 gene encoding uncharacterized protein LOC134194466 isoform X3, translating to MNIKGAAVPQAEQDRIISERDISEVSSRIAGSWDKVASSLDPALDSHDIRNVREDLLMKNDEKMADLLRKWVNKYSHLATIGRLRRALEKVGERKVADDSGLGVVAHDTSTPVSEDLPPIQSGDRIITLDDIFDVAKRIAFFWEEVAVKLTPRVGDDVIRNARENRFINNQGRMKEVLETWKDQYSNDATLGRLMNAVNVVEVSLQHHTGTTQHQQLSDLSGDRKITERDINDVSVSAASNWKTVASKLNPPVGEDIIQKARQDQYLSPIGRMKFVLKNWCDQNPNEATVSRLTQAVELAEQSVWQPAQTDQAGSTSVPFVREPGVKVSVQVQERDDGVPFGASRHFVIGGTGGTHTMETNGRDVISDDDMQAVCKDYGNQWEKVAQFLQPKVDAALIEKMKRNPFQNGPAILYEVLKLWSEKHHSAASLAQVKKALRDSGLME from the exons ATGAATATTAAAG GAGCTGCCGTACCTCAAGCAGAACAAGATCGTATTATCTCTGAGAGGGACATTAGTGAAGTGTCATCACGGATTGCTGGCAGTTGGGACAAAGTTGCAAGCAGCCTGGATCCGGCTTTGGATTCTCATGACATTAGAAATGTTCGAGAGGATCTGCTGATGAAAAATGATGAGAAAATGGCAGATTTGCTGCGCAAATGGGTAAACAAATATTCCCACCTTGCAACTATTGGTCGCCTACGCCGTGCATTGGAGAAGGTTGGGGAAAGAAAGGTCGCCGATGACTCAG GTTTGGGGGTTGTAGCACATGACACATCAACGCCAGTTAGTGAAGATCTACCACCTATCCAATCCGGTGATCGAATAATTACATTAGACGACATATTTGATGTTGCAAAACGCATTGCATTTTTCTGGGAGGAAGTGGCTGTCAAACTTACACCTCGTGTGGGAGATGACGTGATTAGAAATGCTCGTGAAAACAGATTTATTAACAATCAAGGTCGAATGAAGGAAGTGCTAGAAACTTGGAAAGATCAATATTCAAATGATGCTACACTGGGCCGCTTAATGAATGCAGTCAATGTCGTCGAAGTATCACTTCAACACCACACTGGAACAACCCAGCACCAGCAGCTGTCCGATTTATCTGGTGACAGGAAAATCACTGAGAGAGATATCAAtgatgtgtctgtcagtgctGCATCAAATTGGAAAACTGTAGCTTCTAAGCTGAATCCTCCTGTGGGAGAGGACATTATCCAGAAAGCACGTCAAGACCAATATCTTTCACCTATCGGCCGAATGAAATTTGTATTAAAAAATTGGTGTGATCAAAATCCAAATGAAGCTACAGTTAGTCGCCTTACACAAGCTGTTGAGTTGGCTGAACAGTCAGTTTGGCAACCAGCACAAACAGATCAAGCAGGTAGTACGTCTGTGCCATTTGTTAGGGAACCTGGTGTTAAAGTTTCTGTTCAAGTTCAAGAAAGAGATGATGGTGTACCTTTTGGTGCTAGTCGCCATTTTGTCATTGGTGGCACTGGTGGTACACACACCATGGAAACAAATGGAAGGGATGTCATAAGCGATGATGACATGCAGGCTGTTTGTAAAGACTATGGGAATCAGTGGGAAAAGGTGGCGCAGTTTCTGCAGCCTAAAGTTGATGCAGCCTTGATCGAGAAGATGAAACGTAACCCATTTCAAAATGGACCAGCTATACTGTATGAAGTTCTGAAGTTGTGGTCTGAAAAGCATCATAGTGCTGCATCACTGGCGCAAGTCAAGAAGGCTTTGAGAGACTCGGGATTGATGGAATGA